The Pseudomonas azadiae genome includes a window with the following:
- a CDS encoding sensor histidine kinase: protein MYKPSSLRWRLLWNLALLLVLLMLASGMSAYWNGREAADTAYDRTLLASARTIAAGLTEVDGTLSANVPYVALDTFAYDSAGRIYYQVNDIDQKLISGYENLPGPPPGTPRTDDYPALARFYDATYQGQQVRVVSLLKAVSEPNMNGMAEVRVAETDEARVSMARSLMADTLLRLGMLAIGALLLVWFAVSAALRPLERLRTAVEERQPDDLRPLPLVEVQDEFGPLVRSLNHFTERLRAQFERQAQFIADAAHELRTPLAALKARLELGLRAQEPATWRSTLETAAQGTDRLTHLANQLLSLARIENGARAIAEGGAQLLDLSQLARELGMAMAPLAHARGVALALEADEPVWLRGEPTLLNELLSNLVDNALAHTPPGGNVILRVTAPAVLEVEDDGPGIPLDERERVFERFYRRSQQGMGSGLGLAIVGEICRAHLAQISLHDGEQAGLKVRVSFIAAV from the coding sequence TGTGGAACCTGGCGTTGTTGCTGGTGCTGTTGATGTTGGCCAGCGGCATGAGCGCCTACTGGAATGGCCGCGAAGCCGCCGACACCGCTTACGACCGTACGCTGCTGGCCTCGGCGCGCACCATCGCCGCCGGCTTGACCGAGGTGGACGGTACCTTGAGCGCCAATGTGCCCTATGTGGCCCTGGACACCTTTGCCTACGACAGCGCCGGGCGTATTTATTACCAGGTCAATGACATCGACCAGAAGCTGATCTCCGGCTACGAAAACCTTCCCGGCCCGCCACCCGGCACGCCACGCACCGACGACTATCCGGCGCTGGCGCGCTTCTACGACGCCACCTACCAAGGCCAGCAGGTGCGCGTGGTCAGCCTGCTCAAGGCGGTTTCAGAACCGAACATGAACGGCATGGCAGAGGTCCGTGTCGCCGAAACCGATGAAGCGCGCGTAAGCATGGCCCGCAGCCTGATGGCCGATACGTTGCTGAGGTTGGGAATGCTTGCTATCGGTGCCTTGTTGCTGGTGTGGTTTGCCGTGAGTGCGGCGCTGCGTCCGCTGGAGCGCCTGCGCACGGCGGTCGAAGAGCGCCAGCCTGACGATCTGCGGCCGCTGCCATTGGTGGAAGTGCAAGACGAGTTTGGCCCGCTGGTGCGCTCCCTCAACCACTTCACCGAACGCCTGCGCGCTCAGTTCGAACGCCAGGCGCAGTTTATTGCCGATGCCGCCCATGAACTGCGCACGCCGCTGGCCGCGCTCAAGGCCCGGCTGGAGCTGGGCTTGCGCGCGCAGGAACCCGCCACCTGGCGCAGTACGCTGGAAACCGCGGCCCAGGGCACTGACCGCCTGACTCATCTGGCCAATCAACTGTTGTCCCTGGCGCGTATCGAGAACGGCGCCCGGGCGATTGCCGAAGGCGGGGCGCAGTTGCTCGACCTCAGCCAGTTGGCCCGGGAACTGGGCATGGCGATGGCGCCGTTGGCGCACGCACGTGGCGTGGCGCTGGCGCTGGAAGCCGACGAGCCGGTGTGGCTGCGTGGAGAGCCGACGCTGTTGAACGAGTTGCTGAGCAACCTGGTGGACAATGCCCTGGCCCACACGCCACCCGGCGGCAATGTGATCCTGCGGGTGACGGCGCCGGCGGTACTGGAAGTTGAAGACGATGGCCCCGGTATCCCGCTGGATGAACGGGAACGGGTGTTCGAGCGTTTCTATCGCCGCAGTCAGCAGGGGATGGGCTCGGGGCTGGGGCTGGCGATTGTCGGTGAAATCTGTCGGGCGCATCTGGCGCAGATCAGCCTGCACGATGGCGAGCAGGCGGGGTTGAAAGTGCGGGTGAGTTTTATCGCGGCAGTGTAG